In one Cloacibacillus porcorum genomic region, the following are encoded:
- a CDS encoding ACT domain-containing protein produces MKAIVTVLGKDQVGIIAKVCTYLADKNANVLEISQTIVKGYFDMLMIIDISACTCTPGEMAGGLKELGEEIGLMIKFQREEIFESMHRI; encoded by the coding sequence ATGAAAGCGATCGTTACGGTATTGGGAAAAGACCAGGTGGGGATAATTGCAAAGGTTTGCACATACCTCGCGGATAAAAACGCCAACGTGCTTGAGATATCGCAGACAATAGTCAAGGGATACTTCGACATGCTTATGATAATCGACATCAGCGCCTGCACCTGCACCCCAGGCGAGATGGCCGGCGGTCTCAAGGAGCTCGGTGAGGAGATAGGGCTGATGATAAAATTCCAGCGTGAAGAGATATTCGAGAGCATGCACAGGATATAG
- the coaBC gene encoding bifunctional phosphopantothenoylcysteine decarboxylase/phosphopantothenate--cysteine ligase CoaBC: MCLRHKKILFGISGGIAAYKTPDLLHGWVKMGFEVETILTESAEAFVSPMVLSTLSKRRVWRECDFLSPEYGWRIPHISLTDWADLFVIAPCTGNVLRMAAEGDSETLLGAALLANQKPLLLFPAMNCKMLANEAAQRHMKTLEARGAVVVDPDSGMLACGYEGKGRLPSAAVIDDYVKMMLCAKKDLAGLRVVVTAGPTHEYIDPVRYISNPSSGKMGYAVARAAWQRGAEVTLITGPSTLTRPAGIKVVETVSADDMYEACMKASEEADVIVKAAAVGDYKAANRAEQKIKRGGAQEFTLELVQNRDIAAALGRRKRPGQVLVGFAAETQNVLENAQRKMAEKNLDIIVSNDVLAQGAGFAVDTNVITILERGAEPARFSGTKEEAADRLLDAVAALTAKR; the protein is encoded by the coding sequence ATGTGCCTGCGGCATAAAAAAATACTCTTTGGCATAAGCGGGGGCATCGCCGCCTACAAGACGCCAGACCTGCTCCACGGCTGGGTCAAGATGGGCTTTGAGGTGGAGACCATCCTGACGGAGTCCGCCGAGGCCTTTGTCAGCCCGATGGTGCTCTCGACGCTCAGCAAGCGCCGCGTCTGGCGTGAGTGCGACTTCCTCTCGCCTGAATATGGGTGGCGGATACCGCACATCTCGCTCACCGACTGGGCCGATTTATTTGTCATCGCGCCCTGCACCGGCAATGTCCTGCGGATGGCGGCGGAGGGCGACAGCGAGACGCTGCTTGGCGCTGCGCTGCTGGCTAACCAGAAACCGCTGCTGCTCTTTCCCGCGATGAACTGCAAGATGCTTGCCAACGAGGCGGCGCAGAGGCACATGAAGACTCTGGAGGCGCGGGGCGCGGTCGTAGTGGACCCTGACAGCGGGATGCTCGCCTGCGGCTACGAGGGTAAGGGACGTCTCCCCTCCGCCGCGGTGATAGACGACTACGTAAAGATGATGCTCTGTGCGAAAAAAGATCTCGCCGGTCTCCGCGTGGTGGTGACCGCGGGGCCGACGCACGAGTATATAGACCCCGTGCGCTACATAAGCAACCCCAGCAGCGGCAAAATGGGCTACGCGGTGGCCCGCGCCGCCTGGCAGCGCGGCGCGGAGGTCACCCTGATAACGGGCCCCTCCACGCTTACGCGTCCTGCGGGGATAAAGGTAGTGGAGACAGTCAGCGCCGACGATATGTACGAGGCCTGCATGAAAGCCTCCGAGGAGGCCGACGTCATCGTGAAGGCCGCCGCCGTCGGCGATTACAAGGCCGCCAACCGCGCCGAACAGAAGATAAAACGCGGCGGCGCGCAGGAGTTTACCCTTGAACTGGTGCAGAACCGGGACATCGCCGCCGCCCTCGGCAGACGGAAACGGCCGGGACAGGTGCTTGTCGGTTTTGCCGCGGAGACCCAGAACGTGCTCGAAAACGCGCAGCGGAAGATGGCGGAGAAGAACCTCGACATCATCGTCTCCAACGACGTTCTCGCGCAGGGCGCGGGCTTCGCGGTGGACACAAATGTGATAACGATACTGGAACGCGGCGCGGAGCCCGCGCGCTTCTCCGGTACGAAGGAGGAGGCGGCCGACCGTCTGCTTGACGCAGTCGCCGCGCTTACCGCAAAACGATAA
- a CDS encoding DNA-directed RNA polymerase subunit omega: protein MIYMDLEKIYRERDIPNKYILTLVIAARARQLSERKDLGGDEKYISKAVSDVTDGKISYKIIDPLPKTENVPAA, encoded by the coding sequence ATGATTTATATGGATCTTGAGAAAATTTACCGTGAAAGGGATATCCCCAACAAATATATCCTCACCCTCGTCATCGCGGCGCGCGCGCGCCAGCTCAGCGAGCGCAAGGATCTCGGCGGCGATGAGAAGTATATCTCAAAGGCCGTGAGCGATGTGACGGATGGAAAGATATCCTACAAGATAATCGATCCGCTCCCCAAGACGGAAAATGTGCCTGCGGCATAA
- the gmk gene encoding guanylate kinase produces the protein MRGTLYIFSGPAGVGKGTVLQQALKKLPNISYSVSCTTRAPRPGLDVEGKTYYFLSEEEFLRRIAAGDFLEYANVHGHLYGTRRDIVEEALASGTDIVLEIDVQGAFIVKKKIPEAVTVFVKPPSLDELVRRLKKRGSECREEQELRIKNAKEELLHAEEYDYVIVNDIVEDAVAEFIKIVKKHREELK, from the coding sequence ATGAGGGGCACTCTCTATATCTTTTCCGGCCCCGCGGGCGTGGGGAAGGGGACGGTGCTGCAGCAGGCGCTGAAAAAACTCCCCAATATCAGCTATTCCGTCTCATGCACCACGAGAGCTCCGCGCCCCGGCCTCGACGTCGAGGGAAAGACCTACTATTTTCTCTCCGAGGAGGAGTTTCTCCGCCGGATAGCGGCCGGTGATTTTCTTGAATACGCGAATGTTCATGGACACCTTTACGGCACCCGCAGAGACATCGTGGAGGAAGCTCTGGCCTCAGGAACGGACATAGTTCTTGAGATAGACGTCCAGGGAGCCTTTATCGTGAAAAAAAAGATACCGGAGGCGGTGACGGTCTTCGTGAAGCCGCCCTCGCTCGACGAGCTTGTCCGCCGTCTTAAAAAACGCGGCAGCGAGTGCCGCGAGGAACAGGAGCTGCGCATCAAGAACGCGAAAGAGGAGCTCCTGCACGCCGAAGAATATGATTATGTGATTGTAAACGACATTGTGGAAGACGCAGTGGCAGAATTTATAAAAATTGTCAAAAAGCATAGGGAGGAACTTAAATGA
- a CDS encoding DUF370 domain-containing protein yields MPYKLVHVGFGNMVVAERVVSIISPDSAPIRRLKDEAREAGLLVDVTQGRKTRAILIMDSRHVILSAIQPETITARFEGEGERP; encoded by the coding sequence ATGCCTTACAAACTTGTGCATGTCGGATTCGGCAATATGGTGGTCGCGGAACGGGTGGTCTCCATAATCAGCCCCGATTCCGCCCCGATACGCCGCCTCAAGGACGAGGCGCGTGAGGCCGGGCTGCTGGTTGATGTGACCCAGGGACGCAAGACGAGGGCGATACTGATAATGGACAGCAGGCATGTGATCCTCTCCGCGATACAGCCGGAGACGATTACGGCGCGCTTTGAGGGGGAGGGAGAACGGCCATGA
- a CDS encoding YicC/YloC family endoribonuclease, translated as MYVSMTGFSRSQMQTSWGTLSMEISSVNHRYQEISVRLPREFASWEPWFHQKLRKLFRRGKVQMRLEVLWAQSFKTGRVNREVLLSYCSELLELRRGLALPLALNVEQVASFPGVLDLPRFDDEEDSQSVEAVFDELLTNAAASWQKMRETEGAHLRDEVLSHLAELERLAAEIEERWLPTRDAAFAAMRARVSEALEKMGEKLEESRYMQEIVLLTDKWDVSEELARLKSHAAKFRSTGEDRESTGRKLDFIVQEMNREVNTLDSKVADADIRWLAVDAKACLERIREQIQNLE; from the coding sequence ATGTACGTAAGCATGACCGGCTTCAGCCGTTCTCAGATGCAGACATCATGGGGCACGCTAAGCATGGAGATATCGAGCGTGAACCACCGTTATCAGGAGATATCGGTGCGCCTGCCGCGCGAGTTCGCGAGCTGGGAGCCGTGGTTCCATCAGAAATTGAGAAAGCTTTTCCGCCGCGGAAAGGTGCAGATGCGCCTGGAGGTGCTTTGGGCGCAGAGCTTTAAGACCGGGCGCGTAAACCGCGAGGTGCTGCTCTCTTACTGCAGCGAGCTGCTGGAGCTGCGCCGCGGCCTTGCGCTGCCGCTCGCTCTGAATGTCGAGCAGGTGGCCTCTTTCCCCGGAGTGCTGGACCTTCCGCGTTTTGACGACGAAGAGGATTCCCAGTCCGTCGAGGCGGTCTTTGATGAGCTTCTGACGAACGCCGCCGCCTCCTGGCAGAAGATGCGCGAGACGGAGGGGGCTCATCTGCGCGATGAGGTGCTCTCTCACCTCGCGGAGCTCGAACGTCTGGCGGCGGAGATCGAGGAACGCTGGCTGCCGACGCGCGACGCCGCCTTTGCCGCGATGCGCGCGCGCGTATCGGAGGCGCTAGAAAAGATGGGCGAGAAGCTCGAAGAGTCGCGCTATATGCAGGAGATAGTCCTGCTGACCGATAAATGGGACGTTTCGGAGGAGCTGGCGAGGCTCAAGAGCCACGCCGCGAAATTCCGTTCCACCGGCGAAGACCGCGAGAGCACGGGACGCAAGCTCGACTTTATCGTCCAGGAGATGAACCGCGAGGTAAACACCCTTGACTCCAAGGTGGCGGACGCCGATATCCGCTGGCTCGCCGTTGACGCCAAGGCCTGCCTTGAGCGCATCCGCGAGCAGATACAGAACCTTGAATAA
- the hflX gene encoding GTPase HflX — MSRQKRSAIDLSLKPPKAVIAAVDCGSADDTEQSLDELVMLLENIGVPVAARIVQKRRIPDPAHFIGAGKALEIKEYALPNEVTHLVVDDFLSPTQKSNLQKVTGLQVWDRAFVIMKIFESRAHTAEAKLQVELAQYRYEIPSLKGLGHQMSRTGGGIGTRGPGETEFERHRRKLDRRSKSIEQRLDEVRRRREERRERRRRDGVPVAALVGYTNSGKSTLLQALSKDAGIVAKDQLFSTLDTVVRKIGYRDGEGAFLLSDTVGFIRKLPPELVAAFRATLEEAANADLLLLVLDSAGKEPTETFEIVLETLRELKADHLPRIIVLNKIDKSGEAADFIAVELRARGERVVCTCARDGRGFDELLGEIKKSFAGEVALNGIKDIL; from the coding sequence TTGAGCAGGCAGAAGCGCAGCGCGATCGACCTTTCTCTGAAGCCGCCGAAGGCGGTCATCGCCGCCGTAGACTGCGGCAGCGCCGACGATACGGAGCAGTCGCTGGACGAGCTGGTGATGCTGCTGGAAAATATCGGCGTGCCGGTGGCGGCCCGCATCGTGCAGAAGAGGAGGATACCGGACCCGGCCCATTTCATAGGCGCGGGAAAGGCTCTTGAGATAAAGGAATACGCTCTCCCCAACGAGGTAACGCACCTTGTGGTGGACGATTTTCTGTCGCCGACGCAAAAGAGCAATCTGCAAAAGGTCACCGGTCTGCAGGTATGGGACCGAGCCTTTGTGATAATGAAAATTTTTGAGAGCCGCGCCCACACGGCGGAGGCCAAGCTGCAGGTCGAGCTTGCGCAGTACCGGTACGAGATTCCGAGCCTTAAGGGGCTGGGCCATCAGATGTCGCGTACCGGCGGCGGCATCGGCACGCGCGGCCCGGGCGAGACGGAGTTTGAGAGGCACCGCCGTAAGCTGGACCGACGTTCGAAGAGCATCGAGCAGCGTCTTGACGAGGTGCGCAGACGCCGCGAAGAGCGGCGCGAACGCCGCCGCCGCGACGGAGTGCCGGTGGCGGCGCTGGTGGGCTATACGAACAGCGGCAAGTCCACACTTCTGCAGGCGCTCTCCAAGGACGCCGGGATCGTCGCTAAGGACCAGCTGTTTTCGACGCTGGACACCGTGGTGAGGAAGATCGGCTACCGGGACGGAGAGGGGGCCTTTTTACTCTCCGACACCGTCGGATTTATCCGCAAGCTGCCGCCGGAGCTGGTGGCGGCCTTCCGCGCGACGCTCGAGGAGGCGGCGAACGCCGACCTGCTGCTGCTCGTGCTGGATTCCGCCGGCAAGGAGCCGACGGAGACCTTTGAGATAGTCCTTGAGACGCTGCGTGAATTGAAGGCCGACCATCTTCCGCGTATTATCGTGCTCAACAAGATAGACAAGAGCGGAGAGGCGGCGGACTTTATCGCCGTGGAACTCCGCGCGCGCGGCGAACGCGTGGTATGTACCTGTGCGCGCGACGGCCGCGGTTTTGACGAACTGCTTGGCGAAATCAAAAAAAGTTTTGCCGGCGAAGTTGCCTTAAATGGCATAAAAGATATATTATAA
- the cmk gene encoding (d)CMP kinase, with amino-acid sequence MENNNIVVAIDGPAGAGKSTVARAVAERIGLPYLDTGALYRAIAWKLDREGIAPEDGERISQALASFRLEFIPGGLMADGTDVTAAIRTPEIDRIVSAYAARPEVRGALIELQRAQAKNGLVADGRDMGTVVFPEAELKIFLTASAEERARRRYKERLDRGEAADYDEILKQVVERDNYDMTREIAPLRPAPGCIILDSSYMDAAQVTDAISSLASRFMEQERR; translated from the coding sequence ATGGAAAATAATAATATCGTTGTGGCAATAGACGGCCCCGCGGGTGCGGGGAAGAGCACGGTGGCGCGCGCCGTCGCGGAGAGGATAGGGCTGCCCTACCTCGATACGGGGGCACTCTATCGGGCTATCGCCTGGAAGCTGGACAGAGAGGGGATCGCGCCGGAGGACGGCGAACGGATATCACAGGCTCTGGCCTCCTTCCGCCTGGAATTTATCCCCGGCGGCCTGATGGCCGATGGCACTGACGTGACTGCGGCGATACGCACTCCGGAGATCGACCGGATAGTTTCGGCCTACGCCGCGCGGCCCGAGGTGCGCGGCGCTTTGATCGAACTGCAGCGCGCTCAGGCCAAAAACGGTCTCGTCGCCGACGGCCGCGATATGGGGACGGTCGTTTTTCCCGAGGCGGAGCTTAAGATATTTCTCACCGCCTCTGCCGAGGAGCGCGCGCGCCGCCGTTATAAGGAACGTCTGGACAGAGGCGAGGCCGCGGACTACGACGAGATATTGAAACAGGTTGTTGAACGCGACAACTACGATATGACGCGGGAGATCGCGCCGCTGCGTCCGGCGCCGGGATGTATCATTCTCGACAGCTCCTATATGGACGCGGCGCAGGTGACCGACGCCATATCCTCGCTTGCGTCGCGGTTTATGGAGCAGGAGCGCCGTTGA
- a CDS encoding dihydroorotate dehydrogenase: MTTDISVRIGSLRLESPVIPASGVWPYAPEFWREPKLNGIGALCTKAISLEPRRGNRGVRVWETPSGLLNSIGLQNCGVREFAEHYGELVRSCPRPVIANVVMERPAETQETLRVLEDMEGIAAAELNISCPNVDGEGMAWGVECASAAEAVRAARKIWRGPLWVKMTPQAADPAAVARVIESEGADAIVCANTWLGMAVDMATGKPAFDRVVAGLSGPAVFPLSLRMVWQVAGAVSIPVVGCGGVTTASDGMGMTVAGASAVEVGSAFFNNISAGEAICAGLPELIARYKAERLAELVGFARLG; this comes from the coding sequence ATGACAACTGATATATCGGTAAGAATCGGCTCGCTGCGGCTTGAAAGCCCCGTCATTCCCGCATCGGGCGTATGGCCATACGCACCGGAGTTTTGGCGTGAGCCTAAATTGAATGGAATCGGCGCGCTCTGTACGAAGGCGATCAGCCTTGAGCCGCGGCGCGGTAACCGCGGCGTCCGCGTCTGGGAGACGCCCTCCGGCCTGCTCAACAGTATCGGCCTGCAAAACTGCGGCGTGCGGGAGTTCGCGGAGCATTACGGCGAGCTGGTGAGGAGCTGTCCCCGTCCCGTCATCGCCAACGTCGTCATGGAGCGTCCGGCGGAGACGCAGGAGACGCTGCGCGTGCTGGAGGATATGGAGGGTATTGCCGCCGCGGAGCTGAATATCTCCTGCCCCAACGTCGACGGCGAGGGTATGGCCTGGGGCGTGGAATGCGCCTCCGCCGCCGAGGCGGTGCGCGCCGCGCGGAAGATTTGGCGCGGCCCCCTGTGGGTGAAGATGACCCCGCAGGCCGCGGACCCGGCGGCCGTCGCGCGCGTCATCGAGTCCGAGGGCGCGGACGCCATCGTCTGCGCGAACACCTGGCTCGGCATGGCCGTCGACATGGCGACGGGAAAACCGGCCTTTGACCGCGTAGTGGCCGGACTTTCCGGACCTGCGGTGTTCCCGCTCTCGCTGCGTATGGTCTGGCAGGTGGCCGGAGCCGTCTCCATACCGGTGGTCGGCTGCGGCGGCGTAACGACCGCCTCCGACGGCATGGGGATGACCGTCGCCGGAGCCTCCGCCGTCGAGGTAGGCAGCGCCTTCTTTAACAATATCAGCGCCGGTGAGGCGATCTGCGCCGGTCTGCCGGAGCTTATCGCCCGCTATAAGGCGGAGCGGCTGGCGGAGCTTGTCGGCTTCGCGAGGCTCGGATAG
- the ade gene encoding adenine deaminase: MDFKPLLKSALGEEPCDLLFKNAKFANLCTMEYETGDIAVKNGVIVGIGGGYAAKETVDCAGRLLLPGFIEGHMHVESTFMVPRNLAAEISPHGTTTVMPDPHEIANTCGTEGIRFMHRESEGLPVDFYYGAPSCVPASAQETPFEYIEADEIKKLFADGSCTHLGEMMNFPGVYLGDDKVWAKLAASEGRVITGHAPRVSGRELAAYLLGGITSDHECDNAEEALEKLRRGMYIMIRQGATARNLKELAPLLAARPGLAARCLSVSDDISPNFIHERGHLDGCLRELIECGVEPLAALRTITLTPAEYFRLYDRGIIAPAKLADIVMVDNIEKCTVLKVWKRGKLVAENGAPTEKITPAVTSALPGYGGEVRTPTADELRVKIDAPGVEINVIGVIPGQVVTKTIRMAPTDIDGYACADAERELAKMAVVEKNRGTGRCAVGFLHGFGLVRGAVASSIAHDAHNYTCAGMDDISMETALRELACLGGGIVIAEGENILAELELPVGGLMSLLSAAEIREKTVALNAARDALGCTNPHALMQLSFMSLSVIPELKLTDKGYFDISRCEVMPLFVH, encoded by the coding sequence ATGGATTTCAAACCATTACTTAAAAGCGCGCTGGGCGAAGAGCCCTGCGACCTGCTGTTCAAAAACGCAAAATTCGCAAACCTCTGCACAATGGAATATGAGACGGGCGACATCGCCGTAAAGAATGGCGTCATCGTCGGTATCGGCGGGGGATACGCGGCGAAAGAGACCGTAGACTGCGCCGGACGTCTGCTGCTGCCGGGATTCATCGAGGGGCACATGCATGTCGAGAGCACCTTTATGGTGCCGCGCAATCTCGCCGCGGAGATATCGCCGCACGGCACCACCACGGTAATGCCGGACCCGCACGAGATCGCGAACACCTGCGGCACGGAGGGGATACGCTTCATGCACCGTGAAAGCGAGGGGCTGCCGGTCGACTTCTACTACGGCGCGCCCTCCTGCGTGCCAGCGTCGGCGCAGGAGACGCCCTTCGAATACATTGAGGCGGACGAGATAAAAAAACTCTTCGCGGACGGGAGCTGCACACACCTCGGAGAGATGATGAACTTCCCCGGCGTATACCTCGGCGACGACAAAGTATGGGCGAAGCTGGCCGCCTCCGAGGGCAGAGTCATAACCGGCCACGCCCCGCGCGTAAGCGGAAGAGAGCTGGCCGCCTATCTGCTCGGAGGGATAACCTCCGACCACGAATGCGACAACGCCGAAGAGGCGCTAGAAAAGCTGCGCCGCGGCATGTACATCATGATCCGTCAGGGAGCGACGGCGAGAAACCTCAAAGAGCTGGCCCCGCTGCTTGCCGCGCGGCCCGGCCTCGCGGCGCGCTGCCTCTCCGTCAGCGACGACATCTCGCCGAACTTCATCCACGAACGCGGCCACCTCGACGGCTGCCTTCGCGAGCTGATAGAGTGCGGCGTCGAACCGCTCGCCGCGCTGCGGACGATAACCCTGACGCCCGCTGAATACTTCCGGCTTTACGACCGCGGCATCATAGCCCCGGCAAAGCTGGCTGACATCGTCATGGTCGACAATATTGAAAAATGCACCGTCCTCAAAGTCTGGAAGAGGGGAAAACTGGTCGCCGAAAACGGCGCGCCGACCGAAAAAATAACGCCCGCCGTCACCTCCGCGCTTCCCGGATACGGCGGCGAAGTACGCACGCCGACGGCAGACGAACTGCGCGTGAAAATAGACGCTCCCGGCGTGGAGATAAACGTCATCGGCGTCATCCCCGGACAGGTCGTCACCAAAACTATCCGCATGGCGCCGACCGACATAGACGGATACGCCTGCGCCGACGCGGAACGCGAACTGGCGAAGATGGCCGTCGTTGAAAAAAACCGCGGCACGGGGCGCTGCGCCGTCGGATTCCTCCATGGCTTCGGCCTCGTGCGCGGCGCCGTCGCCTCCTCCATCGCCCACGACGCACACAACTACACATGCGCGGGCATGGACGACATCTCCATGGAGACGGCGCTGCGGGAGCTCGCGTGCCTCGGGGGCGGCATCGTCATCGCCGAGGGCGAAAATATCCTCGCGGAGCTGGAGCTGCCGGTCGGCGGCCTTATGAGCCTCCTGAGCGCCGCCGAAATACGCGAAAAGACCGTGGCCCTTAACGCGGCACGCGACGCCCTGGGCTGCACGAACCCACACGCGCTCATGCAGCTGAGCTTCATGTCGCTCTCCGTCATCCCGGAGCTCAAACTTACCGATAAAGGGTACTTTGACATTTCGCGATGTGAAGTTATGCCGCTTTTTGTGCATTAA
- a CDS encoding ferritin family protein — MEAYTEPYSLLNKQTVDIAQALKSLQEELEAIDFYNQRVNTCTNEDLKRIMAHNRDEEIEHSAMLVGWLKVYMNGWDKEIGEYVANAKAGTMGIDLEDGPDAAPGASGQDLKIGKL, encoded by the coding sequence ATGGAAGCATACACAGAACCTTACAGCCTGCTCAACAAACAGACGGTCGATATAGCGCAGGCGCTCAAAAGCCTTCAGGAGGAGCTTGAAGCCATCGACTTCTACAACCAGCGCGTCAACACCTGCACCAATGAGGACCTCAAACGCATCATGGCGCACAACCGCGACGAGGAGATCGAACACTCGGCGATGCTGGTCGGCTGGCTCAAGGTTTATATGAACGGCTGGGACAAAGAGATCGGCGAATACGTCGCCAACGCGAAGGCCGGAACGATGGGCATCGACCTCGAGGACGGCCCCGACGCCGCCCCGGGAGCCAGCGGCCAGGACCTTAAAATCGGCAAACTTTAA
- a CDS encoding family 1 encapsulin nanocompartment shell protein — protein MDILKRSLAPITAEAWTEIDKQAADVLRGVLTGRKVADVSDPKGWQCDSISEGTLTLAEESPVEGVNYGVRDVLPLVEIRVPFTLPMWDLDDISRGCKTTDYTPLQEAARQAALFEDTAVFKGLEEAGILGIELETDNDPIETALDDDALIKAVYDATQVLASRNVGGPYVFVCSKKVWEKIVTSNTAYPLRKSLEKIVDKVVLSKQYETNFVTSMRGGDSELVVGQDFSIGYQSHTATEVNFYITETFTFRVTTPEAFVELKIAE, from the coding sequence ATGGACATTCTTAAAAGATCACTCGCGCCGATAACGGCGGAAGCATGGACAGAGATAGACAAGCAGGCGGCGGACGTGCTCCGCGGCGTGCTCACCGGACGCAAGGTCGCCGACGTGTCGGACCCGAAGGGCTGGCAGTGCGACTCAATTTCAGAGGGCACGCTGACGCTCGCCGAAGAGTCGCCGGTTGAGGGCGTAAACTACGGCGTACGCGACGTACTTCCCCTCGTAGAGATCCGCGTCCCCTTCACCCTGCCGATGTGGGATCTCGACGACATCTCCCGCGGCTGCAAGACGACAGACTACACACCGCTACAGGAAGCGGCGCGCCAGGCGGCCCTCTTTGAGGACACCGCAGTATTCAAGGGACTTGAAGAGGCCGGCATCCTCGGGATAGAGCTCGAAACAGACAACGACCCCATCGAAACCGCCCTTGACGACGACGCGCTCATCAAAGCGGTCTACGACGCGACGCAGGTCCTCGCCTCACGCAACGTCGGCGGCCCCTACGTCTTCGTCTGCTCCAAGAAAGTATGGGAGAAGATCGTCACCTCCAACACCGCCTACCCGCTCAGAAAGAGCCTCGAAAAGATCGTCGACAAAGTCGTCCTCTCAAAGCAGTACGAGACGAACTTCGTCACCTCCATGCGCGGCGGAGACAGCGAACTCGTGGTCGGACAGGACTTCTCCATCGGATACCAGTCCCACACCGCGACCGAGGTCAACTTCTACATCACGGAGACCTTCACCTTCCGCGTCACCACACCGGAGGCCTTTGTGGAGCTTAAGATAGCCGAATAA
- a CDS encoding trimeric intracellular cation channel family protein, which yields MSPIASLSVLEIIGVVSFALLGAHTAVQRRMDLFGITILAFTAACGGGVLRDVVMDRGIPVFFSNYQTVLIVMLSVAAVVAVPQLFRVQWLLIVLDAMGLSFFAVDAGIKAIYLHYNFMQFLFAAVITGIGGGILRDLLAQRVPVIFRHDIYALAAIVGCSFLWFARGMIGLGPAAYAALFIILAVRLVSVYFNINLPLVKIAEIRKGGR from the coding sequence ATGTCTCCGATCGCCAGTCTCAGCGTGCTGGAGATAATCGGCGTGGTGAGCTTCGCCCTGCTTGGCGCGCATACGGCGGTGCAGCGGCGCATGGACCTGTTCGGGATAACGATACTCGCCTTTACCGCGGCCTGCGGCGGCGGCGTGCTGCGCGACGTCGTGATGGACAGGGGCATCCCCGTCTTTTTCTCAAATTACCAGACCGTCCTCATCGTGATGCTCTCCGTCGCCGCCGTGGTCGCGGTGCCGCAGCTTTTCCGGGTCCAGTGGCTGCTGATCGTGCTTGACGCGATGGGGCTCTCTTTTTTCGCGGTGGACGCGGGGATCAAGGCGATCTATCTGCATTATAATTTTATGCAGTTTCTCTTTGCCGCGGTGATAACCGGCATCGGCGGCGGCATTCTGCGGGATCTGCTCGCGCAGAGGGTACCGGTCATCTTCCGCCATGATATTTACGCCCTGGCGGCGATTGTCGGCTGTTCTTTTCTCTGGTTCGCGAGAGGAATGATAGGGCTTGGTCCCGCCGCCTACGCGGCGCTTTTCATTATCCTCGCGGTGCGGCTGGTATCGGTCTATTTCAATATCAATCTGCCGCTGGTCAAGATCGCGGAAATAAGAAAGGGAGGCCGCTGA
- a CDS encoding low molecular weight protein-tyrosine-phosphatase, producing MIKIMFVCHGNICRSPMAEFVMKDLSARAGLADRFMIMSSATSAEEIGSDMHRASQAKLRGEGVPFERRRAVQLTRADYGKFDYIIGMDGQHIRNILRICGGDPEEKVWKLMDFTDEAGEDVADPWYTGNFTRAYDDIRKGCESLLNKIRGEGLL from the coding sequence TTGATTAAGATAATGTTTGTCTGTCACGGCAATATCTGCCGCAGTCCGATGGCGGAGTTTGTGATGAAGGATCTCTCCGCGCGGGCGGGGCTTGCGGATCGGTTTATGATAATGTCCTCGGCGACGAGCGCGGAGGAGATCGGCAGCGATATGCACCGCGCTTCGCAGGCCAAGCTTCGCGGAGAGGGGGTGCCCTTTGAGCGCCGCCGCGCGGTACAGCTGACGCGCGCCGATTATGGAAAGTTCGATTATATTATCGGGATGGATGGGCAGCATATCCGCAATATCCTGCGGATATGCGGCGGCGACCCCGAGGAGAAGGTGTGGAAGCTGATGGATTTCACCGACGAGGCGGGAGAGGATGTCGCCGACCCGTGGTATACGGGAAATTTTACGCGGGCCTATGACGATATCAGGAAGGGCTGCGAATCCTTGCTGAATAAAATCAGAGGGGAGGGGCTGCTTTGA